The Symphalangus syndactylus isolate Jambi chromosome 1, NHGRI_mSymSyn1-v2.1_pri, whole genome shotgun sequence DNA segment TGCTGAGATTGTTCTTATTTTCAATgaatttaaagtactgaaaaattCTAAACTTGTTTTCAGGTTACTAATAGGTAGAAATTTTTTAGTGTGGATTAGTTTATAACTCATTTTAAATCCAATTTTAATTCTTCATATTTAGAGCTAGGCTACAGTTCCAATGCGGTTGGTAGATGACTCTAGACAATAGCATCACTTTTGGTTTTTTATACTAAAAGTAGGGACAGTGCTGGATATATCTCAGCGATAGTAAAAAGATAAGCACTAAACTTTCATAAAGTAATTTGTCTATATAAAGTACTTTAAGCCATGAAAGTCTACAGAAAGGCCAAGTTTTCTAGAATGCAAATAAGTTAAAATGGTACACGTACGTATAGTGTTGGAATGACTGACGAaccatactttttaaattttagtgaagACGTAATTATTAGATGGCATTTTAAGCATATCAGGAAAATCATTTTTTGTTTAGTAAGTGAAAAACACTAGTGTAAATTGTGGCTGTCAGGTGAGTGGATAGGGCTAGCTCACTGCCTCTTGAGTGTTCTGAGGCAAGTTTACAGATGAAAGGGGGGGTTACATTTTTAGTAGATTAAACAGAATTATAGGCTTTATTGGAGGATTTTGTAGCCTTTGTAGTATTTTAAGGTACACTGTGTGAATGGCGAGGAAGGGAGGTTTACAGCCAGACATACTGGATCACTGGGACTCCCATTTTTCTATACAATGCCATGGGATTGTAATTTTATGGAACAAACTTTAGGAAACTCTAGaccagattattttaaaaattacttccatATGTAAAATTCTATAATCCTATGAAGAACTCAGGAAGTACTTATGATTAATTCTCCCATTTATTGTTCCGGAAACTTCAGTTTTTATAATCTTCCTAAATTGATCCTTTGTGTTGATAAACAGTGTCGATATTAAGGAGTTTATTAATTTTAGAAGATCCGTATCCATCCAAACTGGTAAGAGGCTTTAAGATACCATATGCTTAGCTTTCAGGAGACGTCtaaaatgaaacttttaaatCGTATTCCATTCTGATATTTGATCAAGAGAAAAGTTttaggcagaaaagaaaagaggtagCTGAGCTTAAACCGTAAGAAGAAACTTAGTAAAGGTGCAGAAAGTTTCTCCAAAATAATTTCATTGGCATTTAAAGGGCAGCAGTGGTGCCTATCAATAGGTAACATAAAAAattacaggccgggcacagtggctcacctgtaatcccagcactttgggaggttgaggtgggcagattgtttgagcccacaaattcaagaccagccggggcaacatggtgaggtcttgtctctacaaaaaatacaaaaattagccaggcacggtgatgcacacctgtagtcccagctacttgggaggctgaggtgacagaatcacctgagcctggaaggtcaagactgcagtgagccattatcgcATCACTGCagcccaacctgggtgacaaagtgggacccggtctcaaaaataataaataaaatttaaaaattgcaaaatataatactgttgtcttttttttaaaattatcatttcgCTGCTTACTCTACAAGTTTCAGGCTCTTACAGTATACAATGACTGCTTTTTGATCTGTTTTTGTAGTGAACAAGACCTATAATCCAAATATATTAACTGATTTCTGACTTTGTACATAATTGTTCACTACTTAGTAACTTGTATTATATGCTGTGACATCTTGAAAGATCTTATAAATATTATGTGGTGTCACTTTCCTGGCTCCAATAAAAAATGATTCCCTAGGGCTCTAAAGAACAGACTTAAAGGATTGATGACACAATGTGAAGGGCAAAGCCAGAGGGGGTTGAAAAGATATAAACTGATCAAGTTCTTTCTTTAGGTAAATCTGTGGCAGGAACAGGTAAATTAGCAAAGCCAGGGAATAGTGGTGGAGGGGTGACATACAGTAAGTGCTGAGCTGGGTTCTAGAAACAGAGGTCAGACAGGGCAGAGGTGAGCAATTACCTGGGAAAGCTTGTGTGGGGTTGACAGACAGGTTCTTCTCCCTCTGTGCTGCCTGTCTTCATAAATTGCTCCATCAGGATTTGTTCTTGTTTACTTCCTTTTGTGGCTGCTGTGGCCATCCTGGTTTGGAaacttttttcagaaaattaCTACTACTAATATAGTCTTTATGATACATAAATACAAACTGATTTTGACTTCACTGCTTCTAAGGGACATTGTCCCAAATCATATTTCCTCAAGGAATCCAgtttctatttccaaatacaaTGTATAAGTGTGTGTATTCCCTCTATTCACTGTGACTGTGGATCTCGATCTAAATAAAATTcaactataaaaagaaatacagtgcTCTAGTTTATTAaaacatggtttttaaaaatgttctctggGGTTGGGTATTTTTGCCATAGTTCTTTGCTTTGATTCTTGGGTAGATGCTGAATCTCCCAAATTTGgtttctctatctgtaaaataaagccaGTATCACTTGTCTTGTGGCATTATAAGGATTCAATGAGCTAATGTATGCATACTGCTCAGTAAATAGGAACTATTATTAgtgctacttttgtattttttatgtttatggtGAAGTCTGATGTTTTTCCATATTTAACTTTAGGAAGAGAAAATCTTGCATCAGTTGAAATGTTTGAATTAAATAATCCATGCTAGTTCTTAGGGTAAAAATAGTTACTTAACTGGGCTCTTGTGAGGTAACCATTAcaatttaagtaaaaatttacaaatgttAATCATTAGTAGTTTAATATTACTTTTCATTTCAGGAGTGGACGCTTCTCTTGTGAGCCAGCTGGAGGTCTTACCTCTTTGACTGAACCACCCAAGGGACCTGGATTTGGTGTACAAGCAGGCCTTTAATTTATATTGAACTGTAAATATGTcactagagaaataaaatatggacTTCCAGTCTACATAAActtcttatttgtttattctgcTCTGTGTACATCCTCGTGGTAACCGTAGCAACTTGCAGCTCTAAGTATTACGTCATAATGACAGAGGACCATTTTGAAGTCTTCTATGTATGGCTGTGAAGACATCATTACATAATCTAGTTAACAGTTACTCTAGTGTCACCCATTTTCAATTTCCAGATCGCTTTTATCAAGATCAGGTTACTGTGAAGTAAAAATTTGgttaaatttcaaatgttttgctTTCCCATCTTTAGTCACAGCCAAGTTTTAAGTTAATATGATCTTTCTATAAACTTTGTCAGTGCTCCCTTTAAACATTATTTACAACACATAATTGTTACTGTATTTCCAACTGGTAAGACCTCAAGCACACTGTAGGTTTAAGGAGGATATGGTAGTTGTCTCAAGAagcattacctttttttttttttttttgagacggagtcttgctgtctgccaagctggagtgcagtggcaggatctcggctcactgcaagcattacaggcgtgagccactgcgcccggcttaagcattaccatttttaaaaaagaaaggtccAAAACACTTGACATTATCCTTAGCTATTCTGACACTGCaagtatacaaaaaataattggGTGAAGGGATTGGAAGTATGATTATGTACTCTGCAGCAATATGGATATTACAACTTAGAAAAAAGGATAAAACCTTTTGTGTATTACTTTAAGAAACTAGCTGTAGTACATTAGTTTTGCATTAGCCAGCTTTAATGCATGAATATATTAATCTAATCCTTGATTTCTCAAAGTCACCTGTACTTGAAACAGACTATTCACTAgtaattatgctttttttttttttgagacaggctgtgtccccaggcttaagtgcagtggtgtgatcatggctcactgcaatactctggcctcagcctcctgagtagctgggagcacaggcaggcaccaccagcctggttaattttcatatattttttttagagacagggtcttactatgttgccctggctggtctcaaaccgtctgcccgcctcaccctcccaaattgctgggattagaggcgtgagccactgcgctcggctatAACGATTAGTTTTAAGTAtgtctttaagaattttttttttaattgagagaaGGTAAACAACAGTTAATTTTCCAAGTGGCACAAAAAAGTAACAATGAAAATGTCCTACCCTGGAGCTCTCCTGACTTTCTCATAGgcgactatttttttctttgtatttcacaTCATAAATAACCAAATTAAATGTAACACTATTCCACCTCTAGCCGTAAGGTGCTCTTTTTCTAGTCTTTTTGACCCTAAAGATTTGTAGGTGGGAGAAATCAGGAACCCAGGAAAGGAAAAACTCCTGATCTTTAATGCAGGTTTATGCTTTATATAGTAATTTGATGGGACCTCGCCGTCCCTGTCAGGTCTGAATGTCACTTCATCTGCTATGATCACACCTGAACCCTCAGTTCATCAAGATGTTAAAGGACAGTGTAACATAAGTTTGTAACTGCATGCACTAAGTCATAAACAGACGCTGTTGTTGCAGATTAACCTCTACGTAAATAACACGCGCCCAGAAGGGAGTGAGTACACGCTGCTGCCACGCTGCGACGGTCAATTTTCCTCAGGCACCCTTCCTAGTACCTCAACAGCTCCCTCTCAAATCCCCAACACTACGTGTGGGAAAGTGCACTGAATTCCTCTAAAAAGGCCACTGGAAGGCGTGGCTGGGAGGGGACGCGCTCTAGATCCTCAGGTCCCAGGGCAGGTGCACGCTACCGCGCTTTCggggcagggcccagggccccaccTGAGGCAGGAGGCCGCGGGCTCTGGGCGCAGGTACAGCTTCTCCGGCTTGGTGCGGGGCCAGGCGGCCGCCGCCGGCTGAGCGGGGGAACTTCGCCTAGTACTCGGGCTGCGGTCGCAGCGTCATTTTGCCTGAGTTGGATCACGCTCGTCCACCCACCCCGTGTAAAAATAACAGGTGAATACCCTATGTGGGGGTCTTCATCGCCGCCGCCATTTCCAGAAGCTTCCAGTCACAGCCACTGCCACGGTCGCCACAAATGCTACTGCAGAGCCCGCTTGCCCAGCAGCGTCAGCGGCGCCTGCCCTACCTCTTCGCCCAGCCTTTGATTTCCCCCTCCTTTGTCGGATGCTGTCTGCGGCGGGGAGGCGGTGACACTAGCCCGAGTGGGGCGTGGAGACCGACCAGCACGAAGGGCGGAGTTCCGGCCCGCAACCCTCCGCCGCCTGCCGCTTGGTACGTCTCGCTTCCCCGCCCTGCGGCTCGCGGAGCCTGGCTGAGCAGCAGGAGGGGCGGGCGCCGGGGGGCGGGGCGGTCACGCCGCCCGTCCCGTGCCCGCGGTAGTCACGTGTCCGCGGGTGTCACGTGCTCGCGTCGCAGCCAATTGCGGGGCGACGCTGTCCTGGGAGCgaggaggctgtggtgagagaCGGACCGAGACCGGAGATGTTTTCAAGCCCGGCTCCGGCGGCGTTACAGGCGGTTGCAGCGGCGACGAAGACAACGACAGCGACGGCCACGCCGAGGCACTCGTTCCGGGGGTGAAGCCTCCTGCGCCGGCCTTGCCTCGGGTCCGTACGGGTGAGGGGGGCGTGGCgacaggaaaggaggaaggaggggcgCGGTTTCGAGCTTGTCCCCGGCGCCTGGGAGGAGACCCCCTCAGTTTTGCGCTGCTCCCGTTCCCCCTGCCCAGAGCAAGGTAGGGGACGCTCCCTGCCCGCCCTACCCGGCCCTGACGCGCCGCCCGCCCGTCCTGGCCCGAGCCGTAGCTCGCCTGACAGTGACAGGCCGTTAGTGCCCCCCGGCGCGGGTCCGCCGGGGCCCCGCCCGCCGCAGCTGCCGCCGCCGCCCCTCCCGGCGTCCCGAGGAGCCGCGGCGCAGGTGGGAGCCGCCAACTGGGCGGGGGCGccgcgcggggcggggcgggggccgggCGGAGGGCCGCGAGCTGGCCTTGGCGCGGGCGCCCCTCACCGCGGCTGTCGGGGCTGGGCTGCCGCCGCCTCCCGGAACATGGCGGGGCCGGAGGAGCGTGTGCGTGCGAGTGTGAGTGTGCGCGGCCGAGAGGGCGCCGCTGGCGTGCGGCGGTCGGACCcgcgggggcgggggcgcgggCGCGCCCGGCCCGCCGCGCGTTCCCGCCGCCAGCCGCCGAGCGTGCGCCGACGCCGGGGAGTCTACCGCGGCCGCTCGGGCCGGGAGGAGGTACCCGGGTCCTGGGA contains these protein-coding regions:
- the LOC129488332 gene encoding serine/arginine repetitive matrix protein 3-like; amino-acid sequence: MVDEKRQKQNGKLFEGQSWPEYTLITRKTPRRRRTLGGWRRERAAGRARPRPRPRGSDRRTPAAPSRPRTLTLARTRSSGPAMFREAAAAQPRQPRRRGQARNRAPPSSFPVATPPSPVRTRGKAGAGGFTPGTSASAWPSLSLSSSPLQPPVTPPEPGLKTSPVSVRLSPQPPRSQDSVAPQLAATRARDTRGHVTTAGTGRAA